The region TGGGCTTGAAAAAGCACCGGTAGATACTTATATCCGCGACCGGCCGCCCCTGGGGACTTGCCGCACAAAAAGTATGAGGTGAATAACGTGAAAGACGTAGTAATCGTCGACGCTTGCCGCACGGCGGTCGGCAATATGGGCGGCAGTCTGAAGCCCCTAACGCCAGATGACCTCGCCCGTGCCGTCATGGCCGGCATACTCGGAAGAACAGGCATCGAACCGGCGCTGGTCGACGAAGTCGTTTTGGGCCATTGCCGCCAGAGCTCCGACAATCCCAATATCGCGCGCCTAGCTGCCCTCATGTGCGGCATCCCGGAGGAAGTGCCGGCTTACACCGTCATGCGCCAGTGCGCTTCCGGCATGACCGCCGTTGCCGACGGGACGATGGCGATTCAAACCGGACAGAACGATATCGTGCTCGCCGGCGGCACCGAGAGCATGAGTAATTCGATATTCTATTTCCGCAACGCGCGCTACGGGCTGGGGGTAGGCAACAGGGAGCTGCTCGATTCCGTGACTGAAGTTCAGTTTTGCTCTCAGCCGCAAGACATCTACGGCCGGTTCAACATGGGCATGACCGCCGAAAACGTGGCAGAACGCATGAATATCAGCCGGGAGGACCAGGACGCTTTTGCGTACCGGTCGCAGGTGAAAGCGGCCGCAGCCATTGCGGCCGGGCGGTTTAAAGATGAAATCGTGCCGGTGACAGTGCCGCAGGGCCGCAAAAAGGAACCGATCGTATTTGACACCGACGAATTTCCCCGGGCGACTTCCCTTGAGGCACTGGCGAAATTAAAGCCGGTTTTTCGCACCGACGGGAAAGGCTCCGTAACTGCCGGCAATTCGTCGGGGCGCAACGACGGCGCTTCCGCCCTGCTGCTGATGTCGGGCGAAAAAGCGCATCAGCTTGGCCTTAAGCCTATGGCTGTCATACGCGGTTTCGCCGCGGCGGGCGTCGATCCGCGGGTAATGGGTCTAGGCCCCATTCCGGCGACCAAAAAAGCGTTGAAAATAGCCGGCCTATCGCTTGCCGACATACAGCTCATCGAACTGAACGAAGCTTTTGCCGCCCAGTCGCTGGGCTGCATCCGCGAACTTGATTTTAACCCCGAAATCGTCAACGTCAACGGTGGCGCTATCGCGCTCGGGCACCCGGTGGGCAGCTCCGGCTCGCGGATCATCGTTACCCTCGTCCACGAGATGCGCCGTCGCGGTCTTAAGTATGGACTTGCCACCTTATGCGCCGCCGGCGGTATGGGGATGACCACTATCGTCGAAGCGGTGTAGCGGGAAAGGAGGCTATATTTTGTCGCTTTTGGGTACTGGTCACATTGTCGGCATTGTTGTCACACTTGCCCTCGTCTCGGCGGTAGGCATCTATGCCGGACGCAAGGTTAAATCGGCAGCCGACTTTTCCACCGGCAATCGCAGCGTTTCGCCAGCCCTTGTTGCCGGTACCCTGATGGGAACGCTCGTAGGCGGAGCCTCAACGATAGGCACGGCCCAACTGGCTTTTAAGTTCGGTTTTTCCGCCTGGTGGTTCACGCTGGGCGCTGGAATGGCCGTCGCCATTATGGGCCTCTGGATGGTGCGGCCGCTGTGGGAAAGCGCGGTCGACACCCTGCCGCAATACCTGGTGAAAACTTACGGGGCAAATATCGGGCCGGTCTCAAGCGTATTTACGTCGATCGGTATTTTTTTTAACCTCATGGCCCAGGCGCTGGCGTTCTGTGCGCTGGTGACCTCGATGTTCCCCATGCAGCCGTCGCTGGCCGCCGTAATCGGACTAATACTTGTTCTCGCCTACGTTCTGTTCGGCGGTGTCTGGGGAACGGGGCTGACCGGGGTCGTAAAGCTGATTTTGCTTTATCTCGCCATGCTGGCCTGCGGCATTACCGCGTACGCAATGGCCGGCGGCGCGGAAGGCCTTATGGCCAAGCTGCCCGCGCACCCCTGGTTCTCCCTGTTTGGTCGCGGCGTCAGCAAGGATTTGGCTGCCGGGTTCTCCCTGATAGTGGGCGTTTTGTCCACCCAGACCTATTTTCAGGCGCTGTCGTCAGCCAAAAACGTTCCCGACGCCCGGAAAGGTGCCCTCGTTTCGGCGCTGCTCATTCCGCCGATCGGCATCGGCGGCGTTCTCGTCGGCCTGTACATGCGGATAAACTTCCCTGATACCGTCTCCAGCGAAGTGCTGCCGGTCTTCGTCCTCAAGTTTTTGCCGCCCGTTCCGGCAGGGGTGGTGCTGGCCACGCTGCTCATCTCGGTGGTCGGCACCTGGGCTGGGCTGACTTTGGGCATCTCAACAATGGTCACCAAGGATCTGTATCAGCGTTACATTTCTCCCCGGGGGGACGCCAAACAGGTACTGCTGGTTCAGCGCGGCATCATCGTGGCTATCTCCCTGGCTGTGTTGCTGTTCGTCAGCAGCAACGCCGGGAGCCTCATTCTGGGCTGGAGCTTCATGTCCATGGGGCTGCGCGGCTGCACCATCCTGCTGCCGCTCCTTGGCGCGATGTTCTTCCCCGGCCGGGTAACGCCCGCAGCCGGCATCGCCGCGGCGGTGCTGGGCCCGCTGACCAACTTCGCTTGGAAACTGGCATTCCCGGCGGGTATGGACCCGCTGTACCCCGGCCTGCTGGCCAGCTTGCTGGCGCTGGTCGCCATAAGCCTGCTAACCAGGAAAAACACTCCGGCATGAGCGTGCTCAGCCGGTATTGCTAGCATGTAGACAAGAAAGGGCAATGACATGATCTACCGGAATTTCGAACAGCTTATAGAAACTGTGCGGGCAAAAAGCAAGAAAAAGCGGACGGTGGCGGTTGTTGCCGCCCAGGACGGGCATACGCTGGAGGCCGTCGTCAAGGCTGCCGCCAAGGATGAAGTAATCGAGCCGTTGCTGGTCGGGGACAAAGAAGCGATCGAAAAACTCCTGACCGCCATGGGCGAACGCCCGGCGAACTATGAGGTCATTCACGCGGCAACGGCCGAAGACGCCGCCGTCGGGGCGTTGAAGCTCGTCAACGGCGGCCGGGCGGATTTCCTCATGAAGGGACTGATACCGACCGCCGGCTTAATGAAGGTTCTATTCAGCGACAACCAGTTCCGCGTAGGCAGCCTGCTGTCGCACCTGAGCATCATCCACATCCCCAACTACCACAAACTCGTAGGACTGACCGATGTGGCGCTGAACATCTGTCCCGACCTAAACCAGAAACGGGCGATCGTCGAAAACGCCGTTACGACAATGGCGCGTATGGGCTTCGACCCGCCTAAGGTCGCTATCCTGGCGGCGAGTGACGAGGTCAGCGCCAAAATGCCGGAAACGACCGATGCCGCCGAGCTGAAAAAGCTGAACGCGGCCGGTGAGTTGCCCGGCTGCCTGGTCGAGGGGCCGCTTTCCTACGATTTGGCGTTCAGCAAGGAAGCAGCCGCAATCAAAGGCCACAAGAGCCCGGTCTGCGGCGAGGTCGACCTGCTGGTGGTTCCCAATATCTCGGCCGGCAATATCCTTATCAAAGCCCTGCGCTACGCCGCAGGCGCAAGCAGCGCCGGAATAGTCGTCGGCGGCAGGGTGCCGATCGTACTCACCTCGCGGGCGGCGGAAACGGAAGCAAAACTGTTGCCGCTCATCCTCGCGGCTTCGGCCACCCTTTAGAAAGCAGGACAAGCTGTGGAGTATTCTGCCTGATCTCCATAAAATGCCGGAGGTAACCAGTTTATGCTCGAAAAAATGTACAAGATACTGTCGATAAACCCTGGCTCGACCTCGACCAAAATCGCGGTGTACGAAAACGAAAATGAACTGTTCCGCGGGTCGGTCGAGCACGATGTCGCGGAATTGTCCCGTTACAAAACAATGGTCGATCAGTTTGAAATGCGTATGGACGCCGTCATGTCCCGGCTGGTTGCCGCCAAATACCCCATCGGCGAGCTGGCGGCCGTGGCGGGACGGGGCGGAAAGCTTCCGCCGCTTAAGCAAGGCGCGTATCGGGTTAACAAAGCGATGGTCGATTTCCTCACCTACCGCCCCATTGACGACCACGCCTCGAACCTCGGGGCGCTCGTAGCTTATGAGATAGCATCCTCTCTCGGCATCCCCGCCTATATATACGACGCCGTCGTCGTCGACGAACTGGAGGAAGTCGCCCGTCTGTCAGGCATCCCGGAGATTACCAGAAGAGCATCCTGTCATGTCCTCAACATGCGAGCCGTCGCGATAAAAACGGCGAAAAAGTTCAATAAGAATCTGCGGGACATGAATGTTGTCGTTACCCACATGGGCGGCGGCATCACCGGTACGGTAATCAGCGGCGGGCGAATGATCGACGTTCTCACCGACGAGGAAGGGCCCTACTCGCCGGAGCGGGTAGGCCGCGTTCCTTGCCGCCAGCTGGTCGACCTGTGCTTTTCCGGCAAGCATGATCGGGCGTCGGCTACCAGGAGAATGCGCGGCAACGGCGGGCTCGTAGCCTATCTCGGGACTAACAAAGCATTGGAAGTGGAAGAGAAAATCAAGAACGGCGACAAGTACGCGGAATTGATATATTACGGGATGGCTTACCAGGTCGCCAAGGCCATCGGCGAACTTGCCACGGTGGTTAAAGGCAAGGTCGACGTGATTGTCCTAACCGGCGCGATCGCCCATTCCCGGATGATGACCGACTGGATCGTCGACCGGGTCGGCTTTATCGCTCCCGTGGAAATCATCCCCGGGGAAAACGAGCTTGAGGCGCTCGCTTTGGGTACGCTGCGCGTTTTGCGGGGCGAAGAGCAGGCCCATGAATTTACGGAGCCGGAGTGATCCGTGCGGCATTCAGGCCGGAAAGTGAACTCGACAGCCTTAAGAGGACAGCGGCTATCGGCTATGAGGGGTGATTAAACATGAGTGAAGAACAAAAAAACGCCATTCTGGAACACTTCCGCTACGTGTTGCCATTGCTGAACGACATTTGCGTGCAAGACCTCGGCATTGCCCTGACCGACCGGGAAAAATACCTGTTTTACAAACCCGGCAAAAAACTGGCGTTCAAGAGTGTGCCGAACAGGCCGGTGCAGCCGGGTTCGGCCGTGGCCAGGGCCCTGGAGGAAAAGCGCCGGGTAGTGATAAGAGCCGATAAATCGGTCTTCGGCGTTCCCTACATTGCCTCCGCCTTCCCGATAACGGACGACTCCGGGGAAGTGATCGGCTGTGCGGTCGCCACAGAGTCGGTCGAACTGCAGGACAAGATGATGGAAATGGCCAATACCCTCAACGAGAATATCGGCGTCCTGGCCAGCACTGTCGAAGAATTATCCGCTCAGGCCGAGGAGATCGCCAGTGTGTGCACCACTCTCGCGCAAAGCGTTCTCGATTCCCAGAACAGGGTAAAGGAAACAAACGGCATAATCGGCATAATGAAAGACATTGCCGGCCATATAAACCTTCTCGGTCTGAACGCGGCCATCGAAGCGGCCCGGGTCGGCGACGCCGGCCGCGGTTTCGGCGTGGTCGCCGAGGAAATCCGCAAACTGTCGACAGGCAGCGCCGATTCGATTAAAAAGGTCGAGCAGGTCGTGACAGCGATTCAGGCGGACAGCGACAATAACTATACCCAGCTTGTTCATGTCAATGAAGTTGTCAACCAAATCGCGGCAGCCATATCCCACGTGGCCGACGCGGTTCAGCAGTCCGGCGGTCTTGTTCGCGATCTGAACCAGTTGGCGGAAGACCTGAGTAAAGACGCGGACTAAGCCGTTTTCGAATTCGCGGTTGAAGCAACGGGAGATGGTTGTAATGAGGTTTACCGGCAAGGTAGCCGTAATAACCGGCGCCGGGCGGGGGATTGGCCGGGCGGCTGCGCTGGCGTTCGCGCGCGAAGGAGCAAAAGTGGCCCTCTGCGATGTAAACCAGCATGCCTGCGAAGAAGCGGTCGATGCCATAAGACGCTGCGGGGGCGAGGCGGTCGGCGAGCAAATCGACATAACCGACGGAAGCCGGGTAAAAGGCTTTATGGAAAGGGCTGCCGGGGAATTCGGCACCATCGATATCCTGGTCAACAACGCGGGGGTATTGAAGGATCGCCTGATAACGGACATGACCGAGGAGGACTGGGATTCAGTCGTTGACGTATGTCTGAAAGGCAGCTTCTTATGCTGCAAGTACGCCGTTCCCTACATGATCAAACAAAGCTACGGGAAAATAGTCAACCTTTCTTCGCGGGCTTACCTGGGCAATCCCGGACAGGTAAACTATTCGGCGGCAAAAGCCGGCGTTATCGGCCTGACCCGCGCTTTGTCGAAAGAGCTGGGTAAACACTACATCACCGTAAACGCCGTGGCGCCAAGCCTGGTTGCGACCGAGCTTGTGCTGTCGCACCCCAAATTCGCGCTGCTTCGGGACCTGCAGCTAAAGCAGACCCCCATTCCGCGCCTGGGCGAGACGGAAGATGTCATCAACGCCATATTGTTTTTGGCGTCCGACGAGTCCGCGTTCATCAGCGGGGATGTTTTACATGTTTCCGGCGGTCGAAAAGGCTAAATATGCCGTAAGCCCGGCTATCGCAAAAAATGTCATTGCCGTCGATCAGGCAATGACATTTTATTATTTGGAACGGGTCTCTATTTCCCGCATGCATTCTAACAGCCAGGCGACGTAAGCGCGCTCCCGCATGATGGCGCCTTTTAAAACAATATAGTCGCCGTAAAGCGGCGAAAGGATCTCTTCGACCTCCCGGGAATAGGGATGCTGCCTCATGGTCTCTTCCAGCTTAGCCAATTTCGTTTTTCGTTGATCGAGCTGATAACCGAATTGCCGCAGGAGATCCTCTTTACTCATGGCTTCGACGAAATAGGCTTTCAGACGGAAGATATCTTTGGGCGTAGGCTCCGGGCGCTCCTGTTTGGACAGCCAGCTGAAAAAAGCTTTTCTTCCGGCTTCCGTAATCGAGTAAAGCTTTTTTTCCAGTTTCTCGCCCTGGATAACCGTTTCGTAGGTCACCAGGCCCTCGGCGGTCAGTTTTTTCAACTCCGGATAGAGCTGACTGTGCCGCGCATGCCAAAAATTCGCCAACCCCAAGTTAAACGCTTTCATCAGATCGTAGCCAGTCATCGGATCCCTGTTTATCAGGCCCAAAACCGCGTATTTCAATGTACGCATGCCTTAAAACATCACCCCTATTCATATGACTGCAATATAAACATATACATGTAACAATTGACATGTTTGTATAATTAATATAAATTATAAATAGCCGAAATACAAGTCCGAAGCGAAAAAACTCGCAAACTTCACCGCAAAATAACCTTCGAGGAGAATGGCAGAATGCGAAGAAAATACCCAAACCTATGCAAACCGATCAAAATCGGCAATGTTGTTTTCCGCAACAGAATGTTTTCCGCTCCCATGGGCGGCACGGACATTACCGCCGATTGCACTATCGGCCGCGCCTCGACGGCTTTTTATGAGCTGCGGGCCAAGGGCGGAGCAGGAGCGGTTACGGTAAGCGAATGCATGGTGCACCCCGAAACGGACGGCTCTCACGCCTTTCATCTCGACCTGCATACTCCCGGTTCGCTCGCGAGCTTCACCTACACCGCCGATGCCATTCGCCGCCACGGCGCAATCGCCAGTGTCGAACTGTCCCATTCCGGGCAGTATGCGGGAACATATCTGACCGACAAGGACAAGAAGCGGGGCCTTGCCCAGTGGGGGCCGAGCGCCGGCGTCCGTCCCGACGGGCTGGAAGTAAAAGAGCTTACCGAAGAAATAATCGCCGACATTGTTGCCGCTTACGGCAATTGCGCCGCGCTGGCCAAAAGAGCCGGCTTTGAGCTGATCATGGTCCATGGCGGACACGGATGGCTGATCAATCAGTTCCTGTCTCCCTATTTTAACCGCAGGACGGATCAGTACGGCGGATCGCTGGAAAACAGGGTGCGTTTCGCGCGGGAAGTTCTCGACAGTGTCCGCAAGGCGGTCGGGCCCGGCTTTCCGATCGAATTCAGAATGAGCGGTTCGGAATTGTTCGAAGGCGGGTACGATCTTGCGGAGGGCGTCGAAATCGCCAGACTGCTCGAATCGCGCATCGACTTGCTGCACATATCAGCCGGCACTTACCAGCGCGGCTTCAGCACAACCCATCCCTCAATGTTCGTACCTCATGGATGCAATGTTTATCTCGCCGCCGAGATCAAAAAGCACGTAAGCGTGCCAGTAGCGACGCTGGGCGGCTTGAACGATCCGGCAATGATGGAGGAAATCATCGCCAGCGGCAAAGCGGATGTCGTCGAGATGGCCCGCGCCCTGCTGGCCGATCCGGAACTGCCCAGAAAAATAATGAGCAACAGGGACGAAGACATCGTCAAATGTCTGCGCTGCTTCACCTGCATGGCCGAGCGGGCGGTCACCTCCACAAGGCGTTGCGCCGTAAACCCGCTGATCGGCCGGGAACTCGACGGGACGGAAATCGTTCCCGCCGCGCGGCCGTGCAAGGTTATGGTCGCGGGCGGCGGGCCGGGCGGTCTGAAAGCCGCGATTACCGCCGCCAGACGGGGTCATAAGGTAATCCTCTGCGAAAAGACCGGCGAGCTCGGCGGCATCTTGAAGGGGGAACAGGCGATCCCGTTCAAATACGAAATGTACCAACTGGGCGTTACACTCGGAAAGTTGGCGGCGGACGCCGGTGTCGAGGTACGTCTGAACACCGCGGTTACCAAAGAGTACGCCGAAAAGGAAAATGTCGACGCGCTGATTGTCGCGATCGGGTCCGAACCGCTCGTTCCCCCGATTCCGGGCTTGCAGGCCGAAAACGTGATTATCGTCAACGACTATTATTTGAAGAAAGATATGGTCGGCGACCGGGTGGTCGTCTTGGGCGGCGGCCAGGCGGGCTGCGAAGCGGCGATTCATCTTGCCCGCGAAGGCAAGGAAGTGCATCTCGTGGAAATGCGGGCGGAACTGGCCCCGGACGCGAACATCAGGCATCGGCCGATACTGCTCGGCGAAATCGACAAGCTCAAGATTCACGTCCATACGGGCTGCAAGGCGACGCGGGTTACGCGGGAAGGAATCTTCTGCGCCGCGGCAAACGGCGATGAGCGTTTTGTTGCGGGCGCCACGGTGATCTGCGCGCTCGGTCAGCAAGCCCGCAGAAAAGAAGCGGAAGAACTGGTCGACTGTGCGCCTTATGTAGCGCAGATCGGCGATTGTGTCCGCGCGTCCACCATAACGACCGCGATCTATCAAGGATACCACGCCGCCCTAGACATTTGATGCAATAACAGTGACGCCGAGGGCCCTGCTGGCAGCAGCAGGGCCCTCGGCGTCACTGTTTTATCGCGGGAATTTCTTCGGCTCCTCCTGGTCGGCGAGGCTGACGGGAGGACGCTCGAGGCTCAGGAGCAAATCGCCGGTTTCGATATGTTCGCCCGGCTTGACGTAAATTTCTTTCACAAAGCCGTGTATCGGCGCCTGGATGGACGTTTCCATCTTCATGGCCTCGGTGGCGATAAGCGGGGTTCCCTTTTTCACCTTCGTCCCCTTCTCGACAAGTATCTTGACCACCGTGCCGGACATCGAGGCTCCCACCTGTTCGGGGTTGGCCGGGTCGACCTTGGTGCGTTGGGCGGCAACCGCCTTGACGCTCTTGTCGCGGACGACGATCTCCCGCAGCAGGCCGTTCAGTTCAAAGCCTACGATCCGTTCACCCGCGGCGTTGGGCGATCCGACGGCCAGCAGTTTGATATACAGGGTCTTGCCCTGCTCGATATCTACCCGGATCTCCTCGCCCGGCAGCATGCCGTAGAAAGCGGTGGGCGTATCCAGCAGAGATACGTCGCCGTACTCGCGGATAAAAGACAGCCAGTCGGTGAACACCTTTGGATACAGCGCATAGGAGGAAAGGTCTTTCTCACTGACCGGGCGCTCAAGAAGCGGCTCAATCACCTCTCGGATCTTGGCGAATTCGGCCGGGGGCAGCAGCTCGCCGGGGCGGCAGGTGATCGGCTTCCGGCCCTTCAGGACCAGCGTCTGCAGTTTGGGGGGGAAGCCCTGATAGGGCTGGCCGATCTGGCCTTCGAAAAACTCGATGACCGACTGCGGAAAACTGAGCAGTTCCCCTTTTTCGTAAATGTTCTCTTCCGTGAGGCTGTTTTCGACCATGAACAGCGCCATATCGCCGACCACCTTGGAGGATGGTGTCACCTTGATGATATCGCCGAACATATCGTTCACCCGGCGGTACATGACCTTGACTTCCTCCCAGCGCCCTTCCAGGCCGAGGGCCTTGGCCTGCTGCTTGAAATTGCTGTACTGGCCGCCCGGCATTTCATGCTCGTAAACCTCCGGGTTCGGGAAAAACAGCTTGGAATCGAAGTCGGTATAATAGCTGCGGACATCCTCCCAATAATGGGACAGCTCGGTCAAGCCGCGAATACCGACATCCGGCTGGCGCTCGTGCCCGCTCAGGGCGTAGTAAAGGCTGTTGGCGCTCGGCTGGGAGGTTGAGCCTGCCAGCGAGGAAATGGCCACATCGACGATATCGACCCCGGCATCGATGGCCCGGGCATAAGTATAGATGCCGTTGCCGCTGGTATCGTGGCAGTGGAGGTGCACAGGCACCGACACCGCCTCCTTGATGGCCGTCACCAGCCGGTAAGCGGCTTCCGGCTTCAGCAGGCCGGCCATGTCCTTGATGCCGAGGATGTGTGTCCCGGCCTTTTCCAGTTCCTTGGCCATCGTTACATAATAATCGAGGTCATACTTGCTGCGCCGCGGGTCGAGGATGTCGCCGGTATAGCAAAGCGATGCTTCGGCGACTTTCCCGGCATCGCGGACGGCCTCGATCGCCACCCGCATGCTTTCCAGCCAGTTGAGGCTGTCGAAAATCCTGAAAACATCTATCCCGGCCGCCGCCGACTGGGCGATAAAGTGACGGACGACGTTGTCGGGATAGTTGGTGTAGCCGACCGCGTTGGCGGAGCGGAGGAGCATCTGGAACAGGATGTTGGGGGTCTTCGCCCGCAGGGCCGCCAGGCGTTCCCACGGGTCCTCGCGGAGAAACCGGTAAGCGACGTCAAAGGTGGCCCCGCCCCACATTTCCAGCGAAAACAGGTTGGGCAGCAGGCGCACCGTGGGATCGATAACCTTGACCATATCGTACGTGCGCATGCGGGTGGCCAGCAGGGACTGATGGGCGTCGCGCAGCGTCGTGTCGGTAAGCAGCACCTTTTTCTGCTCTTTAACCCAGGCAATCAGGCCGTCTACGCCTTTTTCCTCCAGGATCTGCTTACTGCCGGCCGGGATATCGTCGCACGGCGCCTGAGGCATGCGCGGTGTGGGAAAGACGGGTTTTTCCCGCCGGCCGAGGCCCTCGTAACCGTTCACGATGATATTGCCGAGGTGCTTCATCACCTTGGTCGCCCGGTCCTTCGGCGGCGTGAAAACGAAAAGCTCTGGCGAAGTATCGACGAAAGCCGTGTCGTAGGTACCGTAGAGAAACTTCTCGTGACTTATCACGTTTTTCAGGAAGGGAATATTGGTTTTGACGCCCCGGACCCGGAACTCCTCCAGGCAGCGCTTCATCTTCGCGATTGCCGCCTTGCGGGTCAGGCCCAGGGTTGATGCCTTAACCAGCAGCGAGTCGTAGTATGGCGTAATAACCGAGCCGCTGTAGGCGTTGCCGGCGTCCAGGCGCACGCCGAAGCCGCCGCCGCTGCGGTAAGTGACGATCTTGCCCGTGTCCGGCCGGAAATTGTTGGCGGCGTCTTCGGTAGTCACCCGGCACTGGATCGCATGACCGTGGCAGTGGACCGCCTCCTGCGACGGGATGCCGATCTCCTCACTGCCGAGAGGCAGGCCGTCGGCGATCAGCAACTGCGCCTGGACAATATCCCGGCCGGTGATCATCTCGGTAATCGTATGCTCAACCTGGATGCGCGGATTGACTTCGATAAAATAGAACTTGTTATCCGGCGTAACCAGAAACTCCACCGTGCCGGCGTTTACATAGCCGACTTTTTTCATCAGCTTCACGGCCGCATCACAGATCTCGCGGCGGAGCGAGTCCGGCAAGCCGACCGCCGGCGCCACTTCTACAAGCTTCTGATGCCGGCGCTGAACCGAGCAGTCCCGCTCGAAAAGATGAACGATATTGCCGTAGCGGTCGCCGAGAATCTGTACCTCGATGTGCTTGGGGTGAGCCAGCAGCTTCTCCAGGTAAACCTCGTCGCTGCCGAAGGCCGCTTTAGCCTCCGAGCGGGCCCGCTGATAGGCCTCTTCCAGCGAAGCCGCCTCGTTGACGATGCGCATTCCGCGGCCGCCACCGCCCGATACCGCCTTGATTATCAGGGGGAAACCATGTTGCCGGGCGAAAGCTTTCACTTCCTCCAGGCCGGATACGGGGCCGTCGCTGCCGGGTATCATCGGAATACCGGCGGCCTTCGCCTGCTCGCGGGCATTTATCTTATCGCCGAACATAATCAGGTGCCGTAGCTCGGGTCCGATAAAGATCAGGTTTTCCTCGGCGCACCTTTTGGCCAGTGCGGCGTTTTCCGATAAGAAGCCATAGCCGGGATGGACGGCGTCGACATCGTTTTCCTTGGCAATCTTGATAATGCCCTCGATATCGAGATAAGCCTCGACCGGCCCTTTTCCCTCGCCGATCAAATAAGCCTCATCCGCTTTATAACGGTGGAGGGAAAGCACATCCTCCTGGGAGTATATCGCGACGGTGCGGATCCCCAGTTCATTGCAGGCCCGGAAAATCCGGATGACAATTTCACCGCGATTGGCGACCAGTACCTTTTTGATCCGGTTCATAAAAAGTCTCGCTCCTTTTTTCTCCATCCCCATGTGTAATAATTTAACAGACAAACGAAAGTCTATCACAATTTATTGTTTCATTCAACACTTTTGGGGCCGACCGGGCAAGTATACCAAGATACTGTATACACGCGCCCGCATGCAAAGAACTTTTGCCTCTCGCAGGAGACAATAGTTCGGATGCCCCCGCCCGCGCTGCAGGACGGCTCATGTCCGGCTATGCTAAAGCCGCGGTGAATACCGTGGTTTAAGCGTATTTTGGGGGAAATCACCCTTAAGGGTGATAGACGATCAGCCGGGCGAGCCTTATGATAAAAACTACTAACAACCCATTAATTAATTAGTAAGTTGTTAGCTTGTGAAAAACTCCGGTCGAAATCAGCAGCTGGAAAAGTAAAAGGAGGCATACTGTGAAGAAGAAGTTTATGACCACTTGCCTGTACGCCCTGGTGTTCGCGCTGGTGGTGCAGGTCGCTTTCGTCGCCGGCGCCGAGGCATCGTCCCGCTACCTCGCACGCGATACCAGCCTGAAGTATAAGCCCGGCTGGTCCGCCACC is a window of Selenomonadales bacterium 4137-cl DNA encoding:
- the pyc gene encoding pyruvate carboxylase, producing the protein MNRIKKVLVANRGEIVIRIFRACNELGIRTVAIYSQEDVLSLHRYKADEAYLIGEGKGPVEAYLDIEGIIKIAKENDVDAVHPGYGFLSENAALAKRCAEENLIFIGPELRHLIMFGDKINAREQAKAAGIPMIPGSDGPVSGLEEVKAFARQHGFPLIIKAVSGGGGRGMRIVNEAASLEEAYQRARSEAKAAFGSDEVYLEKLLAHPKHIEVQILGDRYGNIVHLFERDCSVQRRHQKLVEVAPAVGLPDSLRREICDAAVKLMKKVGYVNAGTVEFLVTPDNKFYFIEVNPRIQVEHTITEMITGRDIVQAQLLIADGLPLGSEEIGIPSQEAVHCHGHAIQCRVTTEDAANNFRPDTGKIVTYRSGGGFGVRLDAGNAYSGSVITPYYDSLLVKASTLGLTRKAAIAKMKRCLEEFRVRGVKTNIPFLKNVISHEKFLYGTYDTAFVDTSPELFVFTPPKDRATKVMKHLGNIIVNGYEGLGRREKPVFPTPRMPQAPCDDIPAGSKQILEEKGVDGLIAWVKEQKKVLLTDTTLRDAHQSLLATRMRTYDMVKVIDPTVRLLPNLFSLEMWGGATFDVAYRFLREDPWERLAALRAKTPNILFQMLLRSANAVGYTNYPDNVVRHFIAQSAAAGIDVFRIFDSLNWLESMRVAIEAVRDAGKVAEASLCYTGDILDPRRSKYDLDYYVTMAKELEKAGTHILGIKDMAGLLKPEAAYRLVTAIKEAVSVPVHLHCHDTSGNGIYTYARAIDAGVDIVDVAISSLAGSTSQPSANSLYYALSGHERQPDVGIRGLTELSHYWEDVRSYYTDFDSKLFFPNPEVYEHEMPGGQYSNFKQQAKALGLEGRWEEVKVMYRRVNDMFGDIIKVTPSSKVVGDMALFMVENSLTEENIYEKGELLSFPQSVIEFFEGQIGQPYQGFPPKLQTLVLKGRKPITCRPGELLPPAEFAKIREVIEPLLERPVSEKDLSSYALYPKVFTDWLSFIREYGDVSLLDTPTAFYGMLPGEEIRVDIEQGKTLYIKLLAVGSPNAAGERIVGFELNGLLREIVVRDKSVKAVAAQRTKVDPANPEQVGASMSGTVVKILVEKGTKVKKGTPLIATEAMKMETSIQAPIHGFVKEIYVKPGEHIETGDLLLSLERPPVSLADQEEPKKFPR
- a CDS encoding FAD-dependent oxidoreductase; amino-acid sequence: MRRKYPNLCKPIKIGNVVFRNRMFSAPMGGTDITADCTIGRASTAFYELRAKGGAGAVTVSECMVHPETDGSHAFHLDLHTPGSLASFTYTADAIRRHGAIASVELSHSGQYAGTYLTDKDKKRGLAQWGPSAGVRPDGLEVKELTEEIIADIVAAYGNCAALAKRAGFELIMVHGGHGWLINQFLSPYFNRRTDQYGGSLENRVRFAREVLDSVRKAVGPGFPIEFRMSGSELFEGGYDLAEGVEIARLLESRIDLLHISAGTYQRGFSTTHPSMFVPHGCNVYLAAEIKKHVSVPVATLGGLNDPAMMEEIIASGKADVVEMARALLADPELPRKIMSNRDEDIVKCLRCFTCMAERAVTSTRRCAVNPLIGRELDGTEIVPAARPCKVMVAGGGPGGLKAAITAARRGHKVILCEKTGELGGILKGEQAIPFKYEMYQLGVTLGKLAADAGVEVRLNTAVTKEYAEKENVDALIVAIGSEPLVPPIPGLQAENVIIVNDYYLKKDMVGDRVVVLGGGQAGCEAAIHLAREGKEVHLVEMRAELAPDANIRHRPILLGEIDKLKIHVHTGCKATRVTREGIFCAAANGDERFVAGATVICALGQQARRKEAEELVDCAPYVAQIGDCVRASTITTAIYQGYHAALDI